One window of the Arthrobacter sp. D5-1 genome contains the following:
- a CDS encoding GTP-binding protein: MHLTVVSSLDSQCREAAAARLGRTHENSVVVLHDLLDGSLVLRRVYRGGQLFERETTVLEHGCLSCTVRLDVVPTAERLAACGFDHVVLGLPPGVAAGMAVAELRRGLSQPAVMDNAVLAMDPADLDDHIWDRHTLFESGFTSMPQDERTSGEFLIGEFGQVDTVMVSPGLGAVLTGDPREGSEAWLIGLELLGQLAPHANAVGSAGEFRPGCFDDAEAAARNRPGVVRVPLRETPGPFRTVLHKAGRPLHPGRFRDALPQLAIGTHWLRGRLWIASAPTRRIAVQGIGPRVWLESTGSWLADSAGSGPGEANAKAGADVDAFLDWHPHHGDRGTVLAITGRSEDIDPTEIRELLDGCQLTEAEMTLDSGVWDDPLELSDAL, from the coding sequence ATGCACCTCACAGTCGTCAGTTCCCTGGACAGCCAATGCCGGGAGGCAGCCGCCGCAAGGCTCGGCCGAACCCATGAGAACTCCGTGGTTGTCCTCCACGATCTCCTGGACGGTTCGTTGGTCCTTCGACGCGTCTATCGGGGCGGTCAGCTGTTCGAACGCGAAACCACGGTCCTGGAGCATGGTTGCCTCAGCTGCACCGTCCGGCTTGACGTAGTCCCGACGGCGGAACGCCTCGCCGCCTGCGGCTTCGACCACGTGGTCCTGGGCCTCCCGCCGGGAGTTGCCGCAGGCATGGCCGTCGCAGAACTTCGCCGTGGACTCAGCCAGCCGGCTGTCATGGACAATGCGGTGCTGGCCATGGACCCGGCGGATTTGGATGACCACATCTGGGACCGACACACCCTGTTCGAATCCGGGTTCACCTCCATGCCCCAGGATGAGCGCACCAGTGGCGAATTCCTGATTGGTGAGTTCGGCCAGGTGGACACCGTGATGGTTTCCCCGGGTCTGGGAGCGGTATTGACCGGGGATCCGCGGGAAGGATCGGAGGCGTGGCTGATCGGCTTGGAACTGCTGGGCCAGTTGGCGCCCCATGCCAATGCCGTCGGCTCGGCCGGGGAATTCCGGCCGGGTTGCTTCGACGATGCTGAAGCAGCGGCACGTAACCGGCCCGGCGTCGTGCGTGTGCCCCTGAGGGAAACACCTGGTCCCTTCCGGACCGTGCTGCACAAAGCGGGCCGTCCCCTTCACCCCGGACGCTTCCGGGATGCCCTGCCACAGCTGGCCATCGGTACGCACTGGCTGCGCGGCCGCCTATGGATCGCCTCCGCGCCCACGCGGCGGATCGCCGTCCAGGGCATTGGCCCCAGGGTCTGGCTCGAAAGTACCGGGAGCTGGCTGGCCGACTCTGCAGGGTCCGGCCCTGGCGAGGCAAACGCTAAGGCCGGCGCCGACGTCGATGCGTTCCTGGACTGGCACCCACACCACGGCGACCGCGGCACCGTCCTTGCCATCACCGGACGCTCAGAGGACATCGACCCCACGGAAATCCGCGAGCTCCTGGATGGCTGCCAACTGACGGAGGCCGAAATGACACTGGACTCCGGCGTCTGGGACGACCCCCTGGAACTCAGCGACGCCCTCTAA
- a CDS encoding glutamate--cysteine ligase, giving the protein MQIDFAPSRQSTLGVEWELALVNARTGELVSVANDVLKGVAANHPDLNEDDEHPHIKRELLLNTVELVTGICETVKDAKEDLGRSLAAVREVTDPMGVEVFCAGSHPFSPPLLQPVTDKERYAKLIERTQWWGRQMVIYGVHVHVGIDRRDKVLPILDGLVNYFPHFQALSASSPYWAGEETGYASQRALMFQQLPTAGLPFQFETWEAYESYVQDMFTTGVIDSTSEIRWDIRPVSNLGTIEMRICDGLATLEEVGAIAALTQCLVDEFSSILDAGGSIPTMPPWHVQENKWRAARYGMEAIIILDAEGNEQLVTEHLAETVARLEPVAEKLGCSEELADVLKIIERGASYQRQRRVAAEHNGDLQAVVMDLVQQMRKGPDAS; this is encoded by the coding sequence TTGCAGATTGATTTTGCGCCATCCAGGCAATCGACACTGGGTGTGGAATGGGAGTTGGCGCTCGTCAATGCACGTACCGGGGAACTGGTATCGGTGGCGAACGATGTCCTGAAAGGCGTCGCCGCCAACCACCCGGACCTCAATGAGGACGACGAACACCCCCACATCAAGCGCGAGCTGCTCCTCAACACCGTTGAACTTGTCACCGGCATTTGCGAGACCGTCAAGGACGCCAAAGAGGACCTTGGCCGTTCCCTCGCCGCGGTGCGCGAAGTCACCGATCCCATGGGCGTTGAAGTGTTCTGCGCAGGCAGCCACCCCTTCAGCCCTCCCCTGCTCCAGCCCGTCACGGACAAAGAGCGCTACGCCAAACTTATTGAGCGGACCCAATGGTGGGGACGCCAAATGGTCATCTACGGCGTCCACGTCCACGTAGGCATTGACCGCCGGGACAAAGTCCTCCCCATCCTCGACGGCCTGGTCAACTACTTCCCGCACTTCCAGGCATTGTCCGCCTCCAGCCCTTACTGGGCAGGGGAAGAAACCGGGTACGCCTCCCAGCGTGCCCTCATGTTCCAGCAACTCCCTACCGCCGGGTTGCCCTTCCAGTTCGAAACCTGGGAGGCGTACGAGTCCTACGTCCAGGACATGTTCACCACCGGAGTCATCGACTCAACGTCAGAGATCCGCTGGGACATCCGCCCCGTCTCAAACCTGGGCACCATCGAAATGCGCATCTGTGATGGCTTGGCCACACTTGAAGAAGTAGGCGCCATTGCGGCGCTGACCCAGTGCCTCGTGGACGAGTTCTCCTCCATCCTGGACGCCGGCGGCAGCATCCCCACCATGCCGCCATGGCATGTGCAGGAGAACAAGTGGCGTGCCGCGCGGTATGGCATGGAAGCCATCATCATCCTCGACGCCGAGGGCAACGAACAACTGGTCACCGAACACCTTGCAGAAACCGTTGCGCGGCTTGAACCTGTGGCAGAAAAGCTGGGTTGCTCCGAGGAACTGGCAGACGTCCTGAAGATCATCGAACGTGGAGCCAGCTACCAGCGCCAACGGCGTGTTGCTGCCGAGCACAACGGGGACCTGCAGGCAGTGGTCATGGACCTCGTTCAGCAAATGCGCAAGGGACCGGACGCCTCGTAG
- the tsaD gene encoding tRNA (adenosine(37)-N6)-threonylcarbamoyltransferase complex transferase subunit TsaD — protein sequence MSGAHPEQPQQPLVLGIESSCDETGVGIVRGTTLLTNTVSSSMEEHVRFGGVIPEIASRAHLDAFVPTLQESLHEAGVTLDDIDAIAVTSGPGLAGALMVGVCAAKALAVATGKPLYAINHLVAHVGVGLLDARTSPDGKHDAGAAAGLGAGTLPENLGALLVSGGHTEILRIRSITDDVELLGSTIDDAAGEAYDKVARILGLGYPGGPAIDKLARQGNPKSIRFPRGLSQPKYMGTAEEKGPHRYDWSFSGLKTAVARCVEQFEARGEEVPVADIAAAFQEAVVDVISSKAVLACKEHGITDVLLGGGVAANSRLRELTGQRCASAGITLHVPPLDLCTDNGAMVAALGAQLIMAGVGPSGIAFAPDSSMPVTTVSVPA from the coding sequence GTGAGCGGCGCTCATCCGGAACAGCCCCAGCAACCATTGGTGCTCGGCATTGAGTCCTCGTGCGACGAGACCGGCGTAGGGATCGTGCGGGGCACCACCCTGCTCACCAACACGGTGTCCTCGTCCATGGAAGAGCATGTACGTTTTGGTGGCGTGATCCCGGAGATCGCTTCGCGTGCGCACCTGGACGCGTTTGTCCCCACCTTGCAGGAGTCCCTGCATGAGGCTGGTGTCACGTTGGACGACATTGATGCCATTGCCGTCACGTCGGGACCCGGCCTCGCCGGCGCGCTCATGGTGGGCGTCTGTGCGGCGAAGGCCTTGGCCGTTGCCACGGGTAAGCCGCTGTATGCCATTAACCACTTGGTGGCGCACGTTGGCGTGGGGCTGCTGGATGCGCGGACATCACCGGATGGCAAGCACGACGCCGGTGCTGCCGCCGGACTGGGTGCCGGAACGTTGCCTGAAAATCTCGGAGCCCTGCTGGTATCGGGTGGGCACACGGAAATCCTGCGGATCCGGAGCATCACCGATGACGTTGAGTTGCTGGGCTCAACCATCGACGACGCCGCGGGTGAAGCCTATGACAAGGTGGCCCGCATCCTTGGCCTCGGCTACCCGGGTGGACCTGCCATCGACAAACTGGCACGCCAAGGCAATCCCAAATCCATCCGTTTCCCGCGCGGCCTCTCACAGCCCAAATACATGGGTACGGCGGAGGAGAAGGGCCCGCACCGCTATGACTGGTCTTTCAGCGGCCTGAAAACGGCGGTGGCCCGGTGCGTTGAACAGTTCGAGGCCCGTGGCGAGGAAGTGCCCGTGGCGGATATCGCCGCAGCGTTCCAGGAAGCCGTGGTGGACGTGATCAGCTCCAAGGCGGTCCTCGCCTGCAAAGAGCACGGCATCACCGATGTGTTGCTGGGTGGGGGAGTTGCAGCCAACTCACGGCTTCGGGAACTGACCGGGCAACGCTGTGCGTCGGCCGGGATCACGCTTCACGTTCCGCCGCTGGACCTTTGCACGGACAACGGTGCCATGGTGGCGGCCCTCGGTGCCCAGCTGATCATGGCCGGAGTTGGACCGAGCGGAATAGCGTTTGCGCCGGATTCCTCCATGCCGGTAACTACGGTTTCTGTGCCTGCCTAG
- the rimI gene encoding ribosomal protein S18-alanine N-acetyltransferase — protein MKLSPKLELAGVSLRDMTEADIPAVETLERRLFPVDAWPLQMFFDELAQPETRRYVVAEVAGEIVAYAGLMCIEPIADVQTIAVVPEFEGKGIGSAVLTELIDEARRRRAADVLLEVRADNPRAQQLYVRFGFEQIHVRPRYYRDGTDALIMRLELNKPHEGDTA, from the coding sequence GTGAAATTGTCACCCAAGCTGGAGCTCGCAGGGGTTTCCCTGCGCGACATGACGGAAGCTGATATCCCGGCCGTAGAGACCCTGGAGCGCCGGTTGTTCCCCGTGGACGCCTGGCCGTTGCAGATGTTCTTCGATGAATTGGCGCAGCCCGAGACCCGCCGTTATGTGGTGGCTGAGGTCGCCGGAGAGATCGTGGCTTATGCAGGGTTGATGTGCATCGAGCCGATCGCGGACGTCCAGACGATCGCCGTCGTGCCTGAGTTTGAAGGTAAGGGCATCGGCTCCGCCGTCTTGACCGAACTCATCGACGAAGCCCGGCGGCGCCGGGCGGCGGACGTCCTGCTGGAGGTCCGGGCGGACAACCCCCGGGCCCAGCAACTCTATGTGCGGTTCGGCTTCGAGCAGATCCACGTCCGACCCCGCTACTACCGGGACGGCACGGATGCACTGATCATGCGTCTGGAACTGAACAAACCCCATGAAGGAGACACAGCGTGA
- the tsaB gene encoding tRNA (adenosine(37)-N6)-threonylcarbamoyltransferase complex dimerization subunit type 1 TsaB, with translation MLILAIDTSAVASAALISDDAMESVVDSFATEDTRSHAEVLAPGIEKLLAGAGVTGADIDAIVTGVGPGPFTGLRSGIATARTLAFVWNKPLYGLMSLDAIALEVAESTSAAPEFLVATDARRKEVYWARYTLADGQLPELVDGPHVGFASGLPDLPVFGAGAGLYAEVLKANEDFAQTQPDAASLGQFALARLTAGQALLDSTPLYLRESDAQVPGPRKRAL, from the coding sequence ATGCTGATCCTGGCCATAGACACCTCCGCGGTGGCCAGTGCCGCACTGATTTCCGACGACGCCATGGAAAGCGTGGTGGATTCCTTCGCGACTGAGGACACCCGCAGCCATGCCGAAGTCCTGGCTCCCGGGATCGAAAAGCTCCTGGCCGGAGCGGGCGTCACGGGTGCCGATATCGATGCAATTGTCACCGGAGTGGGACCGGGCCCGTTCACGGGCCTGCGGTCCGGCATTGCGACCGCCCGAACCTTGGCCTTCGTCTGGAACAAGCCCCTGTATGGCCTGATGAGCCTGGACGCGATCGCCCTTGAGGTGGCCGAGTCCACGTCCGCTGCTCCTGAATTCCTGGTGGCCACCGACGCCAGGCGCAAGGAGGTTTACTGGGCGCGCTATACCTTGGCAGACGGCCAACTGCCGGAGCTTGTTGACGGGCCGCATGTGGGTTTCGCATCCGGGCTTCCGGATTTGCCGGTGTTCGGCGCCGGCGCAGGTTTGTACGCCGAGGTCCTGAAGGCCAACGAGGACTTTGCCCAGACCCAACCTGACGCAGCATCGCTGGGCCAGTTTGCCTTGGCCAGGCTCACTGCCGGGCAGGCGCTGCTGGACTCCACTCCGCTGTACCTGCGGGAATCCGACGCGCAGGTTCCCGGGCCCCGGAAGCGTGCGCTGTGA
- the tsaE gene encoding tRNA (adenosine(37)-N6)-threonylcarbamoyltransferase complex ATPase subunit type 1 TsaE codes for MSEPQWERTLTVTTAEQTHALAAAVGGVLEAGDLLVLTGELGAGKTTFTQGLGEGLGVRAGIISPTFVLVRIHPNLADGPRPGGPDLVHVDAYRLESAAEIDDIDLENTMDTAVTVVEWGRDRVEHLSDSRLEVDLHRSVGGESPATATAAAGDVMDFDTDDDDEPRTLVFRGYGPRWAEAPRLLETPAPEKGN; via the coding sequence GTGAGTGAACCCCAATGGGAGCGCACGCTGACGGTCACGACGGCGGAGCAGACGCATGCGCTCGCAGCAGCCGTGGGCGGGGTGCTTGAGGCCGGAGATCTCCTGGTCCTGACCGGCGAACTGGGTGCGGGAAAGACGACGTTCACCCAGGGGCTGGGCGAAGGCCTTGGCGTCCGGGCCGGCATCATTTCCCCCACGTTCGTGTTGGTCCGGATCCACCCCAATCTGGCCGATGGCCCCAGGCCCGGCGGCCCGGACCTGGTCCATGTGGATGCCTACCGGCTGGAATCGGCCGCGGAGATCGACGACATCGATCTGGAGAACACCATGGACACCGCGGTGACCGTGGTGGAATGGGGCAGGGACCGGGTGGAGCACCTCTCGGACAGCCGCCTGGAGGTTGACCTGCACAGGTCAGTTGGTGGGGAAAGCCCGGCAACCGCCACCGCAGCAGCCGGTGACGTCATGGACTTCGATACCGATGACGACGACGAACCCCGCACCCTGGTTTTCCGTGGATACGGTCCGCGCTGGGCCGAAGCTCCACGGCTTCTTGAAACCCCGGCACCAGAGAAAGGCAACTGA
- the alr gene encoding alanine racemase, which translates to MTYEAAADIGIGSKASITKSAVLERSAVIDLEAVRHNVRQFVAIASPATVMAVVKADAYGHGAVQVARAALDAGAAWLGVAHISEALALRAAGVDAPLLAWLHTRESNFQAAVAAGIDVGISGWELDAVVAAAREQERPARVHLKVDTGLGRNGCPIADWDQLVGQAMEYQDQGLLRVVGIFSHLAVADEPHRPETDEQLAVFREAIAMAEDAGVDMEVRHIANTPATLSRPDSHFDLVRVGLGIYGLSPFEGATSAELGLHPAMTVRTLLSNCKKVPEGQGVSYGLNYRTSGESTLGLVPLGYADGVPRIATGGPVRVNGTNYPVVGRIAMDQMVIDLGALTPEEAASFKGAEAVMLGDGANGGPTADDWAAAAGTNNYEIVTRISPRVPRTYLNEVSAQAEAHKAAGHATEAAAL; encoded by the coding sequence GTGACTTACGAAGCAGCTGCAGATATCGGTATCGGGTCGAAAGCCTCCATAACAAAGTCGGCGGTGCTGGAACGCTCCGCTGTGATTGACCTCGAAGCCGTGCGGCACAACGTACGTCAGTTCGTCGCCATTGCGTCCCCTGCTACGGTCATGGCCGTAGTGAAGGCGGATGCTTACGGTCACGGAGCCGTCCAAGTGGCACGCGCAGCACTCGACGCCGGTGCCGCCTGGCTCGGTGTCGCGCATATCTCCGAGGCGCTGGCCTTGCGCGCCGCCGGAGTGGATGCCCCCCTGCTCGCCTGGCTGCACACCCGTGAAAGCAACTTCCAAGCGGCAGTAGCCGCCGGCATCGACGTCGGAATTTCCGGCTGGGAGTTGGACGCCGTGGTCGCTGCAGCCCGCGAACAGGAACGGCCCGCACGCGTCCACCTCAAGGTGGACACCGGCCTGGGACGTAACGGCTGCCCCATCGCCGATTGGGACCAACTGGTTGGCCAGGCCATGGAGTACCAGGATCAAGGCCTGCTGCGTGTGGTGGGTATCTTCTCGCACCTCGCTGTGGCTGACGAGCCGCACAGGCCGGAAACCGATGAGCAACTGGCCGTCTTCCGTGAGGCAATCGCCATGGCCGAGGACGCCGGAGTGGACATGGAAGTCCGGCACATCGCCAACACCCCCGCCACGCTGTCCCGCCCGGACTCGCACTTCGATCTTGTGCGTGTGGGCCTTGGCATCTACGGACTCTCGCCCTTCGAAGGGGCAACCTCCGCCGAGCTTGGCCTGCATCCTGCCATGACGGTCCGGACACTGCTGTCCAACTGCAAGAAGGTACCCGAGGGCCAGGGCGTCTCCTACGGCCTCAACTACCGGACCAGCGGGGAAAGCACGCTGGGCCTGGTGCCGTTGGGCTACGCCGACGGTGTCCCGCGCATTGCCACCGGCGGGCCGGTCCGCGTCAACGGCACCAACTACCCCGTAGTGGGCAGGATCGCGATGGACCAGATGGTCATCGACCTCGGAGCGCTGACGCCCGAAGAGGCAGCTTCTTTCAAGGGCGCGGAAGCCGTCATGCTCGGAGACGGTGCCAACGGTGGTCCCACGGCTGACGATTGGGCCGCGGCCGCGGGGACCAACAACTATGAAATTGTTACCCGCATCAGCCCGCGCGTGCCACGCACTTACCTCAACGAGGTAAGTGCGCAGGCAGAGGCCCACAAGGCTGCCGGTCATGCGACAGAGGCGGCAGCACTGTGA
- a CDS encoding carbohydrate kinase family protein has product MDAMPQRRFDPLASLRSPTDQQCDLLLTGTVFQDIIFTGLPHSPEPGTEIWSEGMGSCPGGVANQAIAAARLGLRTNLAATFGDDGYGDYNWQILESQEHVDLSLSRKIPGWHSPVTVSLCVNQDRSMVTHGHPAPVSSSELIGQPPKALAAVADLGEELEPWMLAAKEAGTRLFGVVGWDPTGEWSERRLDLLENFHAFLPNAPEAMAFTGKADPWAALYALADRVPVAVVTLGPQGAVAVDSETGEEEWVPSLPVSAYDPTGAGDCFGAAFIVGCLAGWRLGDRLRFANLCASLAVQEVGGSLAAPGWGDIADWWQRANARKERQSSQWLRRFAFLEPIVKDIPAEAQRRARATIAHLSDAQ; this is encoded by the coding sequence ATGGACGCTATGCCCCAGCGACGGTTTGATCCCCTTGCCTCCCTACGGTCCCCCACGGACCAGCAGTGCGACCTCCTCCTGACCGGAACCGTCTTCCAGGACATCATCTTCACGGGTCTTCCGCACTCGCCTGAGCCCGGCACGGAGATCTGGAGCGAAGGAATGGGAAGCTGCCCGGGTGGCGTAGCCAACCAGGCCATCGCCGCTGCGCGCCTGGGCCTGCGCACCAACCTCGCCGCGACCTTCGGGGACGACGGCTACGGCGACTACAACTGGCAGATCCTTGAAAGCCAGGAACACGTGGACCTCTCGCTGTCCAGAAAGATACCGGGCTGGCACTCACCCGTTACCGTGTCGCTCTGCGTCAACCAGGACCGGTCCATGGTCACCCACGGGCACCCCGCCCCCGTGAGTTCCTCCGAGCTGATAGGACAACCGCCCAAGGCGCTCGCAGCCGTCGCTGACCTGGGTGAGGAACTGGAACCGTGGATGCTGGCGGCGAAGGAAGCGGGCACCAGGCTTTTTGGCGTCGTGGGCTGGGATCCCACGGGGGAGTGGTCCGAAAGGCGCCTGGATCTTTTGGAGAACTTCCATGCCTTCCTGCCCAACGCGCCCGAAGCCATGGCCTTCACCGGTAAGGCGGACCCTTGGGCGGCGCTGTACGCCCTGGCAGACCGGGTCCCCGTTGCCGTGGTGACGCTCGGCCCACAGGGTGCCGTGGCGGTGGACTCCGAGACCGGCGAAGAAGAATGGGTGCCTTCCCTGCCGGTGTCCGCCTACGATCCCACCGGTGCGGGAGATTGTTTTGGGGCGGCCTTCATTGTGGGGTGCCTGGCGGGGTGGAGGTTGGGGGACCGGCTCCGGTTCGCGAACCTCTGTGCCTCCCTGGCCGTCCAGGAAGTAGGCGGTTCCCTGGCCGCCCCCGGGTGGGGAGACATCGCCGACTGGTGGCAGCGGGCCAATGCGCGGAAGGAACGCCAATCCAGCCAGTGGCTTCGGCGTTTCGCGTTCCTGGAACCTATCGTCAAGGACATCCCGGCGGAAGCCCAGCGCCGCGCACGGGCGACGATCGCGCATTTGTCGGACGCGCAGTAA
- a CDS encoding 6-phospho-beta-glucosidase yields MRLMIAGGGGFRVPLVYRALCAGPFAGLVDELVLYDVDAGRLAAIEAVIGDMPPAGGSTPVVVVSTDLREALTGADMVFAAIRPGGTAGRIADERVALDLGLLGQETTGAGGISYALRSIPRMLELAEAMRRHCPEAWLINFTNPAGMVTEALEPVLGRKVIGICDSAGGLVHRAARAVGAPLTEGTLDGVGYFGLNHLGWLYRLAPGGQDLLPGLLSDHAALESLEEGRLFGQHTLLQLGCLPNEYLYYYYQTAQATDAIRRQQETRGASIHHQQSALYPALAKAPHAFELWDGARRAREEGYLAEARTRGEQRDESDLAGGGYERVALSVMRALSGGGSAQLILNVPNAPVLPSGALATAEVAVPGLPPDAVVEVPCEVTPDGALPLAQARPGGQFLTLMQHVKEVERLTIRAVAHGERSAAVGAFAAHPLIGSAELGELLLTGYEAAFPELAQLWGPKASDT; encoded by the coding sequence ATGCGGCTCATGATCGCCGGTGGTGGCGGCTTCCGGGTACCCCTTGTCTACCGGGCTTTATGCGCGGGCCCGTTCGCCGGACTGGTGGACGAGTTGGTGCTGTACGACGTCGACGCCGGACGGCTCGCAGCCATCGAGGCCGTGATTGGGGACATGCCCCCGGCAGGCGGTTCCACTCCCGTCGTCGTGGTGTCCACGGACCTGCGGGAGGCCCTCACTGGGGCGGACATGGTCTTTGCTGCCATCCGGCCCGGTGGCACCGCCGGCAGGATCGCCGACGAACGCGTGGCCTTGGACCTCGGTCTGCTTGGCCAGGAAACCACAGGCGCCGGCGGCATCTCCTATGCCCTGCGTTCGATCCCCCGCATGCTGGAACTGGCCGAGGCGATGCGACGCCACTGCCCCGAGGCGTGGCTTATCAATTTCACCAACCCCGCCGGCATGGTCACCGAAGCACTGGAGCCGGTGCTGGGGCGCAAAGTAATCGGTATCTGCGATTCCGCCGGTGGCCTGGTCCACCGGGCGGCGCGGGCTGTTGGCGCGCCGCTCACAGAAGGAACGCTCGACGGCGTGGGCTACTTCGGCCTGAACCACCTCGGTTGGCTGTATCGGCTGGCACCCGGCGGGCAGGATCTGCTGCCGGGCCTGCTTTCCGACCATGCGGCCCTTGAGTCCCTGGAAGAGGGCAGGCTGTTTGGGCAGCACACCTTACTGCAGCTTGGCTGCCTGCCCAACGAATACCTTTACTACTACTACCAAACGGCGCAGGCTACCGACGCCATCCGCCGGCAGCAGGAAACGCGTGGAGCGTCCATACACCACCAGCAGAGTGCCCTGTATCCAGCCCTGGCAAAGGCCCCGCACGCCTTTGAGCTGTGGGACGGCGCCCGCCGGGCCCGCGAGGAAGGTTACCTGGCCGAGGCGCGTACGCGTGGAGAGCAACGGGACGAGTCTGATCTCGCAGGCGGCGGCTATGAGCGCGTGGCGTTGTCCGTGATGCGGGCACTGTCCGGCGGCGGTTCTGCCCAGCTGATTTTGAACGTGCCCAACGCGCCGGTGCTGCCGTCAGGCGCCCTGGCCACAGCGGAGGTGGCCGTGCCCGGGCTGCCGCCGGACGCCGTCGTCGAGGTTCCCTGCGAGGTAACGCCCGACGGCGCGTTGCCGCTTGCGCAAGCACGGCCCGGCGGGCAGTTCCTCACGCTGATGCAGCACGTCAAGGAGGTGGAACGGCTGACCATCCGCGCTGTGGCCCATGGAGAGCGCAGCGCTGCCGTGGGTGCCTTCGCGGCGCATCCATTGATCGGATCGGCGGAGCTGGGCGAACTACTCCTCACAGGGTACGAGGCAGCCTTTCCCGAACTGGCGCAGTTGTGGGGCCCTAAAGCTTCCGATACATGA
- a CDS encoding GNAT family N-acetyltransferase has product MAAVSQEQTFDIRKATPEDWPGIWAILEPVIRAGETFTWDRDTSEEAARNKWTKDAPGQTFVAVGKDTGQILGTGEFHANQAGGGNHIANAGYMVGANNSGQGIARALCAYSLSEAKAAGFYAMQYNAVVESNVRAVWLWQSMGFRILATVPEAFDHPEIGYVGLHVMYRKL; this is encoded by the coding sequence GTGGCCGCTGTGAGCCAAGAACAGACTTTCGACATCCGCAAAGCCACCCCTGAAGACTGGCCCGGTATCTGGGCCATCCTGGAGCCGGTAATCCGGGCCGGCGAGACCTTCACCTGGGATCGCGACACCTCCGAGGAAGCGGCCAGGAACAAGTGGACCAAGGACGCTCCCGGCCAGACGTTCGTGGCCGTGGGCAAGGACACGGGCCAGATCCTGGGAACAGGAGAGTTCCACGCAAACCAAGCCGGTGGCGGCAACCACATTGCCAACGCCGGGTACATGGTGGGGGCCAACAACTCAGGCCAAGGCATCGCCCGCGCCCTCTGCGCCTATTCGCTGAGTGAGGCCAAGGCGGCGGGCTTCTACGCCATGCAGTACAACGCCGTGGTGGAGAGCAACGTCCGGGCAGTGTGGCTGTGGCAGTCCATGGGCTTCCGGATCCTCGCTACGGTCCCGGAGGCCTTTGACCACCCGGAGATCGGGTACGTCGGCCTGCACGTCATGTATCGGAAGCTTTAG